The following are encoded in a window of Sminthopsis crassicaudata isolate SCR6 chromosome 5, ASM4859323v1, whole genome shotgun sequence genomic DNA:
- the CMAS gene encoding N-acylneuraminate cytidylyltransferase isoform X1, whose protein sequence is MDSSEKAAATSSPRGRPPRGRPPKLQRNARNGVGKGGEKTPHMAALILARGGSKGIPLKNIKHLAGVPLIGWVLRAAQDAGVFQSIWVSTDHDEIEKVAKQCGAQVHRRSSEVSKDSSTSLDAISEFLSYHNEVDIVGNIQATSPCLHPSDLQKVAEMIREDGYDSVFSVVRRHQFRWSEIQKGVNEVTEPLNLNPAKRPRRQDWDGELYENGSFYFAKRHLIEMGYLQGGKMAYYEMRAEHSVDIDVDIDWPIAEQRVLRYGYFGKEKLKEIKLLVCNIDGCLTNGHIYVSGNQEEIISYDVRDSIGISLLKKSNIEVRLISERACSKQTLSSLKLDLRMEIGISNKLAVVDEWRKEMGLCWKEVAYLGEYSIIQS, encoded by the exons ATGGACTCTTCTGAGAAGGCGGCTGCCACCTCCTCCCCTCGAGGTCGGCCGCCGCGGGGCAGACCCCCAAAGCTACAGCGCAACGCCCGCAATGGCGTGGGCAAAGGTGGGGAGAAGACCCCGCACATGGCGGCTTTGATTCTCGCGAGAGGAGGCAGTAAGGGCATCCCCCTGAAGAACATCAAGCACTTGGCCGGGGTCCCGCTGATCGGCTGGGTGCTGCGCGCGGCCCAGGATGCCGGGGTCTTTCAGAG CATATGGGTTTCTACAGATCATGATGAAATTGAGAAAGTTGCCAAGCAATGTGGAGCACAAGTTCATCGAAGAAGTTCAGAAGTTTCCAAAGACAGTTCTACTTCCTTAGATGCTATATCAGAGTTTCTAAGTTATCACAATG aggtTGATATTGTAGGAAATATTCAAGCTACTTCTCCATGTTTACATCCTTCTGACCTTCAGAAAGTGGCAGAAATGATCCGAGAAGATGGATATGATTCTGTTTTCTCTGTTGTGAGGCGTCATCAATTTCGGTGGAGTGAAATTCAGAAAGGAG TAAATGAAGTGACGGAGCCTCTGAATTTGAATCCGGCCAAACGCCCTCGTCGGCAAGACTGGGATGGAGAATTATATGAAAATGGCTCCTTTTATTTTGCCAAAAGACACTTAATAGAAATGGGCTACTTACAG ggtGGGAAGATGGCCTATTATGAAATGCGAGCTGAACACAGTGTAGACATTGATGTTGATATTGATTGGCCTATTGCAGAACAGAGAGTATTGAG ATATGGCTATTTTGGCAAAGAGAAGCTTAAGGAAATAAAGCTCCTGGTTTGCAATATTGATGGATGTCTCACCAATGGTCACATTTATGTATCAGGAAACCAAGAAGAAATAATATCTTATGATGTTAGAGATTCAATTGGGATAAGTTTATTAAAGAAAAGTAATATTGAG GTGAGGTTAATCTCTGAAAGGGCGTGTTCAAAGCAGACACTCTCCTCTTTAAAACTGGATCTGAGGATGGAGATTGGTATATCTAATAAGCTAGCAGTTGTAGATGAATGGAGGAAAGAAATGGGTTTATGTTGGAAAGAAGTAGCATATCTAGGTGAGTATTCAATTATTCAATCATAA